A genomic stretch from Myripristis murdjan chromosome 12, fMyrMur1.1, whole genome shotgun sequence includes:
- the ddx54 gene encoding ATP-dependent RNA helicase DDX54: MGQRKKKLTKKKRHTASRDPEVDSDAGDFELAAEIKDDDNIGRKLPRFPASSDCLSDVEPDTRELVRAQNKKKKKSGGFQSMGLSYPVFKGVMKKGYKVPTPIQRKTIPVILDGKDVVAMARTGSGKTAAFLVPMFEKLKAPQAQTGARALILSPTRELALQTMKFTKELGKFTGLKTALILGGDRMDDQFAALHENPDIIIGTPGRLMHVIKDMNLKLQSVEYVVFDEADRLFEMGFAEQLQEIIRRLPDTRQTLLFSATLPKLLVEFARAGLTEPVLIRLDVDSKISDQIKLSFFHLRPDDKPALLLHLLRNVVKPQEQTVVFAATKHHVEYLKELLQSEDVECAYIYSALDQTARKINIGKFVHRKAMVLIVTDVAARGIDIPMLDNVINYNFPSKAKLFLHRVGRVGRAGRSGTAYSMVCPDEVPFVYDLHLFLGRPIQLATPEHTADLDGVFGRVPQSILDDESSQLITAHDSSLDLQNLHRVSENAYKQYIKSRPNPSTESIRRAKNTDLSNMAVHPFLASGLEKMELERLQIVDAIKGYKSKSTIFEINSNNKTTASEVMRAKRSKDTRLVDKFSKKKDDLVAENRQQQTFSLPKHTSIHSSDEEEEEDLTGVFSEVVGGKRRGPQEDGEEKRPKSKKSRQMGKDEEYYIPYRPKDFNSERGLSLGGEGTAFEQQASAAVLDLMGDEGDRLNQHKKMLKWDRKRKRFVKDTGKEEPNKKIKTESGQVVSSKNKRNFYEEWKKKYKVDDGGSDSDGGTGGRGRGRGRRGPHFKGPAGSQWTPGGKRVRSELKSNEQILKQRKKQQKQQFLQSGGLQKLRGKNRQRLTEMKRSGFGRGANKKGKMKKRL; this comes from the exons ATGGgtcagaggaagaagaaactGACGAAGAAAAAGAGGCACACGGCCAGCAGAGACCCGGAGGTGGACTCAGATGCTGGAGACTTCGAACTTGCTGCCGAAATTAAGGACGATGATAAT ATTGGCAGGAAGCTACCTCGCTTCCCTGCCTCGTCAGACTGCCTGTCAGATGTGGAGCCGGACACCAGGGAGCTGGTCAGGGCccagaacaagaagaagaagaagtctggAGGTTTCCAGTCCATGG GTCTCAGTTACCCAGTTTTTAAAGGGGTCATGAAGAAGGGTTACAAAGTCCCCACTCCAATCCAGAGGAAG ACTATCCCGGTGATTCTGGATGGTAAGGATGTAGTTGCCATGGCGAGGACTGGGAGCGGTAAGACGGCCGCCTTCCTGGTGCCCATGTTTGAGAAGCTGAAGGCTCCGCAGGCCCAAACAGGAGCCCGGGCCCTCATCCTGTCCCCCACCAGAGAGCTGGCCTTGCAGACTATGAAGTTCACGAAAGAG TTGGGGAAGTTCACTGGCCTGAAGACTGCCTTGATCCTCGgtggagacag AATGGATGATCAGTTTGCTGCGCTTCATGAAAATCCTGACAT AATCATCGGTACCCCTGGTCGTCTCATGCACGTTATCAAGGACATGAACCTGAAGCTGCAGAGTGTAGAATATGTGGTGTTTGACGAGGCcgacag GTTGTTTGAAATGGGTTTCGCTGAGCAGCTTCAGGAGATCATCCGGAGGCTTCCAGACACCAGGCAGACTCTGCTGTTCTCTGCCACTCTGCCCAAGCTACTGGTGGAGTTTGCCAGAGCTG gGCTGACAGAGCCGGTGCTGATTCGTTTGGATGTGGATTCTAAGATCAGCGACCAGATCAAG CTGTCGTTCTTCCATCTGCGTCCGGACGACAAACCGGCGCTGCTGCTCCACCTGCTGAGGAACGTGGTGAAGCCTCAGGAGCAGACAGTGGTCTTTGCTGCCACCAAACACCATGTAGAGTACCTCAAAGAG CTACTGCAATCAGAAGACGTGGAGTGTGCCTACATTTACAGTGCCCTGGACCAGACTGCCAGGAAGATCAACATTGGGAAGTTTGTGCACAGGAAGGCCATGGTGCTGATTGTGACAGATGTTGCGGCTCGTGGTATTGACATCCCAATGCTAGACAATGTCATTAACTACAACTTCCCCTCCAAGGCCAAGCTCTTCTTGCACAGAGTTG gTCGTGTGGGACGTGCGGGGCGCAGCGGTACAGCCTACAGTATGGTGTGTCCAGATGAAGTACCTTTTGTCTATgacctccacctcttcctcggCAGGCCCATTCAGTTGgccacacctgaacacacagcaG ATTTAGATGGCGTGTTTGGTCGGGTCCCCCAAAGCATCCTGGATGATGAAAGTTCCCAGTTGATAACAGCTCACGACAGCTCCTTGGATCTGCAGAACCTGCATCGTGTCTCAGAGAATGCCTACAAGCAGTACATCAAATCCCGTCCAAACCCCTCAACTGAGTCCATCAGACGAGCCAAAAACACAGATCTGTCCAACATGGCTGTTCATCCTTTTCTAG CTTCAGGCTTGGAGAAAATGGAGCTGGAGCGCCTCCAAATAGTTGATGCCATCAAAGGCTACAAATCCAAATCA ACTATTTTTGAGATAAACTCCAACAATAAGACAACAGCCAGTGAGGTGATGCGGGCCAAGCGTTCCAAGGACACACGACTGGTGGACAAGTTCAGCAAAAAGAAGGACGACCTGGTTGCAGAGAACAGGCAGCAGCAGACCTTCAGCCTTCCCAAACACACTTCCATTCACTCAtcagacgaggaggaggaggaggatctgaCG GGGGTATTCTCAGAGGTGGTCggtggaaagaggagagggccACAAGAGGATGGTGAGGAAAAAAGGCCAAAGAGCAAAAAGAGCAGACAAATGGGCAAAGATGAGGAATATTATATTCCCTACAGACCCAAAGACTTCAACTCTGAGAGAGG GCTGAGCCTGGGAGGAGAGGGCACCGCTTTTGAACAGCAAGCCTCTGCCGCTGTCCTCGACCTCATGGGAGACGAGGGAGACCGATTGAACCAGcacaaaaaaatgctgaaatg GGACCGCAAGAGGAAGCGTTTCGTCAAAGACACTGGAAAGGAAGAGCCGAACAAGAAGATAAAAACAGAGAGTGGCCAGGTGGTCAGCAGCAAGAATAAGAGGAACTT TTATGAGGAGTGGAAGAAAAAGTACAAGGTGGATGATGGAGGGTCAGACTCAGatggaggaacaggaggaagag GTCGTGGTCGAGGTCGGCGAGGTCCTCACTTCAAGGGCCCTGCGGGATCACAGTGGACGCCCGGCGGTAAGAGAGTGCGCTCAGAGCTGAAGTCAAACGAGCAGATCCTGAAGCAGCGCAAGaaacaacagaagcagcagttCTTGCAGAGTGGAGGCCTGCAGAAGCTCCGTGGCAAGAACAGACAGCGGCTCACTGAGATGAAGAGGTCTGGTTTTGGACGGGGTGCCAACAAGAAGGGCAAAATGAAGAAGAGACTGTGA